Within the Cyanobacteriota bacterium genome, the region TGAATCCATGTCTAGATTTGGCGCAATGACAGCTATATCAATATCACTGTTATCAGTTTCAGTTCCTTTTGCATAAGATCCAAACAAGATTATTTCATCAACTTCAAAATTATTAGTAATCTGATTTGTGATTCTATTCAAAAAGTCTCGTAATTCTATTTTATTTTTTTTTCCAGCCATTTGAATGTCCTTTTTGTTTCAGCTAAAACCCTTCTAGCTTCTACCTGATCTAGCTTGCCATATATAGCCTCAAACTCATCGGGATAGCGTGTGCTCATGTAGATGGAGTCAAGTTCTCTCATCAGAGTTTTAACTTCAAGCTGCAAATTTTAATAAGTGCTTCGCTTGCTAGCCTGAGTAGGTCGTGGATCTTTTGAGGCTCTTGATTGTTTTCAGCAATAATACCTTTGAGTAATTTTTCTAATGCCGAATGTGCATGCTCAAAAACTTTAATGTAATAGCCACCATCCAGTGCATTTTCTGCAGCCCCCAGGTCATATTTTGCTATTTTAAGCCAGTTGATTGAGGCTTTGCCCATGGATTTAATTATATCTCATAGCATCATATTACAAGATATACTTATATTAGATGCCCAAACGCGCAATAATCCTTGTAATAGACGCACTCGGAGTCGGCTCACTTCCTGACTGGGCTGATTATGACGAAGTCAGTGAGTCAAACACTCTTGCTAGTACTTGCAAATACATGGCTCAAAATCATCAAGCTATTAAACTCCCTAATTTGCAAAAACTAGGACTCGCTAATATTACGAGTTTGAAAGGCTTATCCCCACTTGAAAAGACTACAGGTTCTTATGGCAAAATGGCTGAACTAAATCCAGCTAAGGATACAATTACAGGACACTGGGAGATGATGGGGATTCGCGCATCTAAACCCTTCCCTTATTATCCAAATGGCTTCCCTGCAGAAATTATTGAACAGCTCAAAAAACAATTTGGTGTTGAAGGGATACTGTGTAACTCTACAGCAAGTGGAACTACTGTTATTAATGAGCTTGGTGACAAGCATAGAGAGACTGGTTTCCCGATTGTTTATACCAGTGCTGATTCTGTTTTGCAAATTGCTTGTGATGTAGATGTGGTTCCAGTTGAGACTTTATATAAGTGGTGTGAATTAGCTAGAGAGATTATGCGAGGCGAGCACGAAGTTGCAAGGATTATTGCAAGACCTTTTAAACGAAATGAGAATTGGGTTGAGGGATCCAGTCCGGCAAAAGCTGCCGATATGAAATATGTGCGCCTTGGTGACAAGCGCCATGACTACTCTGTCTTGCCTCACGCCAAATCAGTACTAGAAATGGTTTTGGAGAATCAGGGGCATGTAGTTGGTTTTGGTAAGATTCAGGATATTTTTGCTGGAGTTGGCGTGCCGGAGAATATTCATACGGCAAGTAATGCTGATGGGCTTGATAAATTTATTGCTGCAATTAAAAGTCCTGCCAAGAAGAACGAAGTTTTGTTTATTAATTTAGTGGAGACAGATGCTAATTATGGCCACCGTAGAGACCCAGAAGGTTTTGCCAAAGCGCTTGAAGACATAGACAAAGGAATGCCTGAATTGTTGGAAGCGATGACAGAAGAAGATATTTTGATGATTTCAGCGGATCATGGTTGTGACCCGACGGCAGTAGGTAGCGATCATACTAGAGAGTATGTGCCGATTATTTTTTATAATAGAAACATGGCTGGCAAGGATTTAGGGACTCGCAAGAGTTTTGCTGATATTGGTGCTACAATTCTTTATTGGTTTGGGCTAGAAAGCAGTGAGCTTAGTATTCCGGGGACTAGTTTTATATAAGATGGCAAACGCAGTCAAACAAGAAAAAATAACCAAGCTTGCATTAATAGCAGGTCATGGAGAGCTGCCGCATCACTTAGCTACTGCTGCAAGCAAGTCAGGAGTTGAAGTTTCAGTGATTGCACTGAATAAAAATACTTATAATCAGTTTAAAGATACTTACAAATCAGAATACTACTCACCAGTCGAAGTACTTGAAATTATTGAATCGATTAAGTCACAAGAGATTAAGCATATGGTTTTTATTGGTAAAGTACCAAAGCTAGATTTCTTTAAAAATATTCACAAACTTGATCCTGGTTTGCTGAAGATAGTCAAAGGACTTGGTGATCTTAATGATGATTCTTTACATTTTGCCTTATTGAGATTGTTAGAAGAAGAGCATGGACTTACTGTAATTGATCAAACACAATACCTTCGTGACTTTTTCCCTGGTCCTCAAGTATTTTCAGACCGGCAGCCAAGTGAAGATGAGCTTGGCGAAATACAATATGGACTGAAGATGGCAAAAGCAATTGCTGCAGTAGATATAGGACAAACAGTGGTTGTGAAAAATAAAGCGGTAATTGCAGTTGAAGCAATTGAAGGAACCAACAATTGTATTAAGCGTGCTGCCAATTCTTTTGCATGGTTTAAAGATAACCGAATCACAGTGTGCAAGGTAAGTAAACCAAATCAAGACAATCGTTTTGATGTGCCGACTGTGGGACCTAAGACAATCGCTGCGATGCCAGCTAATAGTATTCTTGTTTTCGAAGCGAACGAGTGTTTCTTTGTTGATCAAGCTAAATCAATTAAGTTGGCAAATCAAAAGAATATATTGTTCTGCTCAGTTCTGTTAGACTTGTTGCCAGTGTCACAGAATGAGCAACGTAGCTATTAGGGGTTTTGCAATAAGTCTAATGGGTATATCATAAGTATGTCCCTAGTTAAGGTAGAAACGATACTCGCTCAGGCTGAAGACTTGCCAGCTCTATCGAGCACGGCAACCAAGTTGATTGGCATGCTTGATGATATGAAAACAACCAGAATCGAGGTTGTAAAAACAATTAATTTAGACGAAGTTTTGGCTGCTAGTGTTTTTAAATATGCAAACTCAGCAGCGGTTGGTGCAAGAGTACGCTTTATTAATTTACTTGATGTAATTGATTATATCGGTTTTACCAGTGTCAAAAATATCGTTTTGTATGTTGCAGCCAAAAAAGTTATTAATGATGAGTCATTATGGCTCCGCAGTGTCTTTATTACTAATACCTATAAGAAGATCGCTAATTTGCTTAACGAGCCAAGATCCAGTATTGATCTTGGTTTCATGCTCGCTTTATTTCATAATCTTGGCTCATTAGTGTTGAGGAATTTTTATCGTGAGGAGTTTCAAGAAAGCTCTGTCATTAATGATTTTGCCAACCGACTCTCGAAGGAAAAACAATTGTTTGGCATGAATCATTTGGATCTTTCTGTAATTATTCTTGAGAACTGGCAATTTCCGAAGGAATTGATTGATTTAGTTAAAACTCAAGCTGATTTTGGCAAGAACAGTTTTACTAA harbors:
- a CDS encoding HEPN domain-containing protein; translation: MGKASINWLKIAKYDLGAAENALDGGYYIKVFEHAHSALEKLLKGIIAENNQEPQKIHDLLRLASEALIKICSLKLKL
- a CDS encoding phosphopentomutase, which translates into the protein MPKRAIILVIDALGVGSLPDWADYDEVSESNTLASTCKYMAQNHQAIKLPNLQKLGLANITSLKGLSPLEKTTGSYGKMAELNPAKDTITGHWEMMGIRASKPFPYYPNGFPAEIIEQLKKQFGVEGILCNSTASGTTVINELGDKHRETGFPIVYTSADSVLQIACDVDVVPVETLYKWCELAREIMRGEHEVARIIARPFKRNENWVEGSSPAKAADMKYVRLGDKRHDYSVLPHAKSVLEMVLENQGHVVGFGKIQDIFAGVGVPENIHTASNADGLDKFIAAIKSPAKKNEVLFINLVETDANYGHRRDPEGFAKALEDIDKGMPELLEAMTEEDILMISADHGCDPTAVGSDHTREYVPIIFYNRNMAGKDLGTRKSFADIGATILYWFGLESSELSIPGTSFI
- the lpxI gene encoding UDP-2,3-diacylglucosamine diphosphatase LpxI (LpxI, functionally equivalent to LpxH, replaces it in LPS biosynthesis in a minority of bacteria.) yields the protein MANAVKQEKITKLALIAGHGELPHHLATAASKSGVEVSVIALNKNTYNQFKDTYKSEYYSPVEVLEIIESIKSQEIKHMVFIGKVPKLDFFKNIHKLDPGLLKIVKGLGDLNDDSLHFALLRLLEEEHGLTVIDQTQYLRDFFPGPQVFSDRQPSEDELGEIQYGLKMAKAIAAVDIGQTVVVKNKAVIAVEAIEGTNNCIKRAANSFAWFKDNRITVCKVSKPNQDNRFDVPTVGPKTIAAMPANSILVFEANECFFVDQAKSIKLANQKNILFCSVLLDLLPVSQNEQRSY
- a CDS encoding HDOD domain-containing protein, with the protein product MSLVKVETILAQAEDLPALSSTATKLIGMLDDMKTTRIEVVKTINLDEVLAASVFKYANSAAVGARVRFINLLDVIDYIGFTSVKNIVLYVAAKKVINDESLWLRSVFITNTYKKIANLLNEPRSSIDLGFMLALFHNLGSLVLRNFYREEFQESSVINDFANRLSKEKQLFGMNHLDLSVIILENWQFPKELIDLVKTQADFGKNSFTKINLIIELARRLFEMEQVDQVSIAKLLSDDKLTKHMKVHGLDKLDLTEDFVNDLFDEARNQISAW